The following are from one region of the Candidatus Cloacimonadota bacterium genome:
- a CDS encoding ATP-binding protein: LISMMYSETLAYNSPLYGRRTAQIKLQEIEFSYYNEFYKGLSNIELIEHFSVTGGIPKYIELFNQNKNLYKSIKTEILNKNKFLYLEPRFLLHEEVNDVSTYFSILSVIAAGNHKLNNITSRLGVQASSITSFLKKLIDLDIIDKQVPITETNPSKSKKGLYFIKDNFLRFWFCFVFPYQSYLEISNTDYVEDKIKSELKYLVANVFESLSRQFMFKFKFPFVIEKCGRWWDKNNEIDIVGIGDDNIIFGECKWSGKHVGMSVLNELQTKSKNVKWKAKNRNEYFILFSKSGFSNELIQYEKKTDNVFIIDVDNFFNCI; this comes from the coding sequence CTAATAAGCATGATGTATAGTGAAACTTTAGCATACAACAGTCCTCTTTATGGAAGAAGAACTGCTCAAATCAAACTTCAAGAGATAGAATTTTCATATTATAATGAATTTTACAAAGGGTTGAGTAATATCGAATTGATAGAGCATTTCAGTGTTACTGGTGGAATTCCAAAATATATCGAATTATTTAATCAAAATAAGAATTTATATAAATCGATTAAAACAGAAATTCTAAATAAAAACAAATTTCTGTATTTAGAACCAAGATTCTTATTACATGAAGAAGTAAATGATGTCTCGACATATTTTTCAATTCTATCTGTCATTGCTGCAGGAAATCATAAATTAAATAACATAACCAGCAGGTTAGGAGTTCAGGCAAGTAGCATAACATCTTTTCTAAAGAAATTGATAGATTTGGATATTATTGATAAACAAGTTCCCATAACTGAAACAAATCCTTCTAAAAGCAAAAAAGGTCTTTATTTTATTAAGGACAATTTTTTAAGGTTTTGGTTTTGTTTTGTCTTTCCATATCAAAGTTACTTAGAAATTAGTAATACTGATTATGTTGAAGATAAAATTAAAAGTGAATTAAAATATCTTGTAGCAAATGTTTTTGAATCTCTTTCAAGGCAATTCATGTTTAAATTCAAATTTCCGTTTGTAATTGAAAAATGCGGAAGATGGTGGGATAAAAATAATGAAATTGATATTGTTGGGATTGGGGATGATAATATCATTTTCGGAGAATGCAAATGGTCTGGGAAACATGTTGGAATGAGTGTTTTAAATGAATTACAAACGAAAAGTAAAAATGTTAAGTGGAAAGCAAAAAATAGGAATGAGTATTTTATTTTATTCTCTAAATCTGGATTTAGCAATGAACTTATTCAATATGAAAAGAAAACTGATAATGTATTTATAATTGATGTGGATAATTTTTTTAATTGTATCTAA